The DNA region TCGTGCGGGACCGAAAGCGCTTCACCCGGCAGCCCGCTCTACCGCGCATCTTGGAAATGCGGGACATCGCGCTCGCGCACGCTTTCCAGACGGTGACGATCGGTGTCGCCGACCCCGAGACGTCCGAACTTCTCGAGATTGGGCTTGGTGAGCCGACCGCCGACTGCCGGCTGGTCCTGGTCGACGATGCCGGCGTCGCGCTCTATGTCGCCAAGTACAATTACCACCGGAACAGCTTCGCCCTGCGCCGTGATCTGTTGCCGCGCCCGAAGGCCGCAAAGGCCGCACGCGCGCGCAAGAAATCGAAGTCCCGCTGAGGCGGACTTAAAGCGCGGCCGACGCTGCCTGTTTTGGCGTCAACCGCCACGATCGCCTGCCGCACATTGCGCCAAGCGCGAACCTTGACGGTCCAAGACCGTATCATTTTAATGTCCTATAAATAGGATGACTGATCGGTCCGTCGGACAGGTCGCATCCTGCCGAGTGCCAAGCGCCTCTGGCCGCGGCGGAGGACGATCGAATGCGTGTCGATCACGTTTCGCAACGCCTTTTCACCTCTCTTCTCGACGCGGTTTCGAGGCACGACGAGGCACGTCTTGCTGCCACTCGCCGCCTGCGCGACGGCACAGTCGTTGCATGAGCGGCTGAGGTGTTGCCTGGCGAGACCGCGTTGGCCCGCCATCGCAACGCACGGGTCGGAGATGGAGGCTTCGTCTCCGGCCAGGACATTCAATCAGGATTGAGTGAGCGCGCATGGCCGAGTTTCTTCAGCACGCCGTCAACATGCTCATCCTCGGCAGTACGTATGCGCTGCTGGGCATCGGCTTGACACTCATCTTCGGCATCATGCGCATCGTGAATTTCGCGCACGGCGAACTTTACGCCTTCGGCGCCTATTTCGTTTATCTCGTCGCGGCGGTGTGCGGCCTCAACTTCTTCCTGGCGATCCTGGTGGCGATCGCCGCCGGCTGCCTGCTCGGCGCCTTACTCGAAGTCGTCCTGCTGCGCCCGATGCGCGGCGCCGACATCGACACCACGATGCTGATCACCATCGGCGCGATGATCGTCATGCAGAACGGCGAGCAATACATATGGGGCGGCGTCGCCAAGTCGGTAACGACGCCTTTTCCGGCAACGCCTCTGGTCGTCGGGCCGGTCGCCATTTCATGGCTCAATGTCTTCGCCTTTGTGGCATCGCTGACGCTGATCGGCGCCTCCTATGTGCTGATCAACCGTACAAAGCTCGGCAAAGCGATGCGCGCCACATTCCAGGACCGCGACACCGCCTCGCTGATGGGCGTCAATGTCCAGATGATCTACATGGCGACCTTCGCCATCGGCTCGGCGCTGGCCGCGGCGGCCGGCGCATTGCTTGGGCCGATCTACGTGATCACGCCGCAGATGGGCAATATCGCCTCGCTGAAGGCCTTCGCCATCGTCATCCTCGGCGGCCTCGGCAGCATTCCCGGCGCGACAATCGGCGGCTTCATCCTCGCCGGTGCGGAGGAGATCGGCGCCGGCTACATCTCATCCGGCTACCGCGACGCGATGGGCTTCCTAATCATCATCGCTGTTCTGCTGTTCAAGCCGACCGGTTTGTCCGCTCGCGTGGAGCGCATCGGATGAGGCGTTATCTTCCCTTCCTCAGCCTCCTCGCCGCCGCGACAGTGCCGCTGTGGATACAGGATCCCTATTTCCTGAATGCCTTCATCACGACTGGAATCTTCATTATCGCGGCGATGAGCCTCAACCTTTTGCTCGGCTACACCGGGCAACTGAGCCTAGGTCATGTCGCCTTCTTCGGCATCGGCGCCTATACGAGCGCGCTGGTGTCGCTCGGCTTCAACGTCGAACTTTTAGGCGGCATCCGTGTCGTGCACGAGCCGTGGCCGGTCTGGACCGGGATCGTCATCGGTATCCTCGTCGCCGGCTTTTTTGGCTACGTCGTCGGCAAGCTGTCCTTCCGCGTGCGCGGGGCTTACTTTGTGATCGTGACGATCAGCTTCGCCGAGGTCGCGCGCCTCATCGCGCTGAACTGGGTCGAACTCACGCAGGGGCCGCTCGCTCTCAACTCGATCCCGCCGGTGACGCTCGGCCTGCCGGGCCTCGGCTATTACGACCTCTACAGCAAGCAATCCTATTTCTATCTTGTCCTGGCGGTGCTCGCGGTTTCGTATGTGGTCATCAGCCGCCTGGTGAACTCGCGCGTCGGAAGAGCCATGGTCGCGCTCAAGGAGAATGAATCGCTCGCGGTGTCGGTCGGCATCGACGTCACGCGCTATCTGGTGCTGGCGGCCGTCGTCTCCGCCGGCATCGCCGGCGCCGCCGGCGGGCTCTATGCCCACTACCTCAAGATCATCGATCCGGACGTCTTCCTGTTCGTCTACACGGTCACCATGGTCATCATGGTCATTACCGGCGGCAAGGGTACCCTCGCCGGCCCGGTCGTCGGCGGGCTGATCTTCGGCTTCATCCCGGTGTTCAGCCGCTCGTTTCTCGGTCCCGAGCTGCAGTGGATCATCTACGGCATCTTCATGATCCTGATCGTGTTCGTCCTGCCGCAAGGCATCGTCCCGGCCATCGAGAAGTGGTTCGTCTCGCCCAGCCCCAAGCCGGCGGCGCTGCCAGCGCAGGCCCATGTCGTGGAGACACCGTGAGCGCGGTTCACGCCATAGACACCGCGCAGCCGGCGCTGGTCCTCGAACACGTCGCCGTGCATTTCGGCGGTCTGATCGCGATCGCCGACATGTCCTTCACCGTCTATGAAGGCGAGGTGGTGAGCCTCATCGGCCCGAACGGGGCCGGCAAGACCACCGCGTTCAATGTCGTCACCGGCTTCATGCGCCCGACGCAAGGCACGGTGAAGTATCGCGGCACCGCCCTGACGACGTTGAAGCCGCATCAGGTGGCCGAGCTGGGCCTCGTACGCACCTTCCAGCGTAGCAGCGTGTTCCAGACCGTCACCGTGTTCGAGAACGTGATGATCGGCCTCCACCGCCGCGGAGAGTCGCGCCTGTGGGACACTCTGTTGGCGCTGCCGAACGAGCGGCGATCGGAACGCAAGTTGCGCGAGCGCGCCGCGGAGATATTGGCGAGCGTCGGCATCGAGCACCGCGCCCACGACCTCGCCGGCTCGCTGGCCTACGGCGATCAGCGCCTGCTTGGCGTCGCGATGGCGCTCGCCGCCGATCCCTCGATGCTGCTGCTGGACGAACCGGTGTCAGGCATGAACGCGACCGAGACCGGCCGCTTCATGGAACTGCTCGCGCGGCTCCGTCGTGGCGGCATGACGATCCTCCTGGTCGAGCACGACATGCCGATGGTCATGGGCGTCTCCGACCGCATCGTCGTCCTCAACTACGGCCGGATCATCGCCGAAGGGCCGCCGGACGACATCCAGGGCAACCCGGAAGTCATCCGCGCCTATCTCGGCGAAGGAGTGAAGAAACGTGCTCGAGGTTCATAATCTCGTCTGCCGCTACGGCAAGGTCGAGGCGCTGAAGCGCATCTCGCTCTCCGTCAAGCAGGGCCAGTTCGTCGCCCTGATCGGCGCCAACGGCGCCGGCAAGAGCACGACTTTGCGCGCGATCTCCGGCGTCCTGCCATCGGTCTCCGGCCAGTTGCTGTTCGAAGGCAAGGACATCACGCGCTGCTCCGCGCAGCAGATCCTGGCGGAGGGCATCTCGCATTGTCCCGAGGGCCGGCGGGTATTCCCGGAGATGACCGTCGACGAGAATCTCGACATGGGCGCCTACCTGCGCAAGGACAGCGCCGGGGTAGCCGCCGACCGCGAGCGAATCTTTGGCATGTTCCCGCGGCTCGCCGAGCGGCGGCGTCAGGTCGCCGGAACCCTGTCGGGCGGCGAACAGCAAATGCTGGCCATCAGCCGCGCCATCATGTCGAAGCCAAAGCTGATGATGTTCGATGAGCCCTCCCTCGGACTCGCTCCAAATATCGTCGAGCAGGTTTTCGACATCATCGACAATATCCGCAAGGCCGGCACGACCGTGCTGATGGTCGAGCAGAACGCCTATTCGGCGCTGGAGATGTGCGACTACGCCTATCTGATCGAGGCCGGCACCATCGTTCTGTCCGGCACCGGCGAAGAGTTGATCGACAACAAGCACATCCGCGCCGCTTATCTCGGCGGCTCGACGCACTAAAGCCGGTGCCGCCGCTGCGCCGTCACCGGGCTTCGGTCTCGCTCATGACCCGGTGGCGCCGCGGGCGCTCAGCTCTTGCTCAGCGCCACGCCGCTTTTCACGGGCGCCCCGCCGCCTCGGACTCGATCGTCGCGGCAACCATGCGGCGCATTTTCATCGGCGCGGCGTCGATGCCGAGCGTGATGTTCTTGAAGTGCGGGTCGCGCTCCTCCTCGATCTGGATACGCTCCAGCACCACCTTGTCTTCCCGGTAGGCCATGTCGAGG from Pseudolabrys taiwanensis includes:
- a CDS encoding branched-chain amino acid ABC transporter permease, which gives rise to MAEFLQHAVNMLILGSTYALLGIGLTLIFGIMRIVNFAHGELYAFGAYFVYLVAAVCGLNFFLAILVAIAAGCLLGALLEVVLLRPMRGADIDTTMLITIGAMIVMQNGEQYIWGGVAKSVTTPFPATPLVVGPVAISWLNVFAFVASLTLIGASYVLINRTKLGKAMRATFQDRDTASLMGVNVQMIYMATFAIGSALAAAAGALLGPIYVITPQMGNIASLKAFAIVILGGLGSIPGATIGGFILAGAEEIGAGYISSGYRDAMGFLIIIAVLLFKPTGLSARVERIG
- a CDS encoding branched-chain amino acid ABC transporter permease, whose product is MRRYLPFLSLLAAATVPLWIQDPYFLNAFITTGIFIIAAMSLNLLLGYTGQLSLGHVAFFGIGAYTSALVSLGFNVELLGGIRVVHEPWPVWTGIVIGILVAGFFGYVVGKLSFRVRGAYFVIVTISFAEVARLIALNWVELTQGPLALNSIPPVTLGLPGLGYYDLYSKQSYFYLVLAVLAVSYVVISRLVNSRVGRAMVALKENESLAVSVGIDVTRYLVLAAVVSAGIAGAAGGLYAHYLKIIDPDVFLFVYTVTMVIMVITGGKGTLAGPVVGGLIFGFIPVFSRSFLGPELQWIIYGIFMILIVFVLPQGIVPAIEKWFVSPSPKPAALPAQAHVVETP
- a CDS encoding ABC transporter ATP-binding protein, giving the protein MSAVHAIDTAQPALVLEHVAVHFGGLIAIADMSFTVYEGEVVSLIGPNGAGKTTAFNVVTGFMRPTQGTVKYRGTALTTLKPHQVAELGLVRTFQRSSVFQTVTVFENVMIGLHRRGESRLWDTLLALPNERRSERKLRERAAEILASVGIEHRAHDLAGSLAYGDQRLLGVAMALAADPSMLLLDEPVSGMNATETGRFMELLARLRRGGMTILLVEHDMPMVMGVSDRIVVLNYGRIIAEGPPDDIQGNPEVIRAYLGEGVKKRARGS
- a CDS encoding ABC transporter ATP-binding protein; the encoded protein is MLEVHNLVCRYGKVEALKRISLSVKQGQFVALIGANGAGKSTTLRAISGVLPSVSGQLLFEGKDITRCSAQQILAEGISHCPEGRRVFPEMTVDENLDMGAYLRKDSAGVAADRERIFGMFPRLAERRRQVAGTLSGGEQQMLAISRAIMSKPKLMMFDEPSLGLAPNIVEQVFDIIDNIRKAGTTVLMVEQNAYSALEMCDYAYLIEAGTIVLSGTGEELIDNKHIRAAYLGGSTH